One Podospora pseudopauciseta strain CBS 411.78 chromosome 5 map unlocalized CBS411.78m_5, whole genome shotgun sequence DNA window includes the following coding sequences:
- the CET1 gene encoding mRNA-capping enzyme subunit beta (EggNog:ENOG503NXVE; COG:S; BUSCO:EOG09264P4J) encodes MDLRVMLNDNGPAASTPSKPPQPPTLQPAPQHHQQQHHHQQQMHPQPTLPSTPIQTNPHQSFRDYGQQPQPSPSRHVSHDYGAQQRAPSGAFASPPPYPSAGPYGAGRPPPPSIQPMPMPPAELRSPSMSSGPVPSPYRQTPGSSSISTASGYPFPPQQAPTSPVQRHQYTPTSAYPREGYGQPTGVAGMTGPPSSYMQGSHVPQTPPVGTPGGPHAYVQRSHSAHSTPTPTSAHSQPAQYGAPFVQGSPVAAPHPLPQPDLQRQSSLPPTPGGGAGAVPLSARPAQVSTGYGQPTSPYGQRLPAPSFHGHSTPHTSPPPPPPPSLPRNSSVQSSGQHDPHSRDSVGRGPPSHGDRDRSLSVSPKTRVPSLPSSSGRPRSSVSDFDSRIINPPIHPPPPTTTMAPIAEQDAARDRASTPAKRKLAERELRPDELENRDTRPPPLRDSSGRPALVDAGAVPLNARRAMVAPEKKRRKVYTQPPVWAQSQDGRPLHKANSILFHPVPFSGSVSHQTNGTKTEPQPSRQTSPEEKRSIAAPRDHQSAPLPPPGPPQPDAAAIASGLGPWEPSIVNTALPYDSCTKHIADWLTHFVLGSPDIQEMEARGVKFEIEAKLGTIIDKDTSERLRLPIYTECVLEEGEWVKFQSSMSESEHRSFNDFLNEMVKETHVNRTRVPIEYLHRREIDRFVELPPEIRDRHLPKCVTRLAGRKPPRVRITYEKKTNQVLARIVKARVADTNIHFPRSPLDCRISINLEWTWDGPPQVLDQLVKEQGGGGYQRDKDRLCYKHRFYQVDLTQVISQNKEHELEVELDPAALFDQGRRAMDHQPNQYMELVGGLVNNIRVLAHKAAEFRS; translated from the exons ATGGATCTCAGGGTCATGCTGAACGACAATGGGCCTGCTGCCTCGACACCCAGCAAGCcgccacaaccaccaacactGCAGCCAGCAccgcagcaccaccagcaacagcaccaccatcagcagcagATGCATCCACAGCCGACGCTGCCATCGACGCCGATCcaaacaaacccccaccaGTCGTTCCGTGACTACGGCCAGCAGCCTCAGCCATCCCCGAGCCGTCACGTATCGCATGACTACGGCGCCCAACAGCGGGCACCATCAGGCGCCTTCGCATCGCCGCCTCCCTATCCGAGCGCAGGTCCATATGGCGCCGGtcgaccacctccaccatccatccagcCGATGCCAATGCCACCAGCCGAGCTCCGGTCGCCGAGCATGAGCTCCGGGCCCGTCCCGTCCCCGTACCGGCAGACACCaggctcctcctcaatcagCACGGCGAGCGGCtaccccttcccaccacaGCAAGCCCCCACCAGCCCTGTGCAACGACACCAGTATACGCCGACCAGCGCCTACCCCAGAGAAGGCTACGGCCAGCCGACGGGTGTTGCTGGTATGACAGGGCCGCCTTCTTCGTATATGCAAGGGTCGCACGTTCCGCAGACGCCTCCGGTTGGCACTCCGGGCGGGCCACACGCCTATGTCCAACGATCGCACTCGGCCCATTCGACGCCGACACCGACGTCAGCACACAGCCAACCGGCACAATATGGCGCGCCTTTTGTGCAAGGCAGTCCCGTGGCAGCCCCCCATCCGCTTCCGCAGCCGGACCTGCAGCGACAATCCTCGCTGCCACCCACgccgggagggggagcaggtGCCGTCCCTCTGTCGGCGCGCCCTGCGCAGGTGTCAACAGGGTACGGCCAGCCAACCAGTCCGTACGGACAACGGCTGCCAGCTCCAAGCTTCCACGGGCACTCGACACCACacacctctccaccacctcctccaccaccttccctgCCCCGGAACTCGAGTGTCCAAAGTTCAGGCCAGCATGACCCACACAGTCGAGACTCAGTAGGCCGGGGCCCACCTTCACACGGTGACAGAGACCGGAGCCTTAGCGTCAGTCCCAAAACTCGAGTCCCCAGTTTGCCAAGCAGTTCTGGCCGTCCTCGTTCTTCTGTTTCCGACTTTGATTCTCGTATTATTAatccccccatccatccgccaccacctaccaccaccatggccccGATTGCAGAACAGGACGCTGCCCGAGACCGCGCCTCGACTCCCGCCAAGCGCAAACTCGCCGAGCGCGAGCTTCGACCCGACGAACTCGAAAACCGCGATACGCGACCGCCTCCGCTGCGAGACTCCAGCGGCCGCCCTGCACTCGTCGATGCCGGCGCCGTTCCATTGAATGCGCGACGAGCCATGGTTGCGCccgagaaaaagaggagaaaagTGTACACACAACCGCCCGTCTGGGCGCAGTCCCAGGACGGCCGTCCACTGCACAAGGCCAACAGCATCTTATTCCACCCCGTCCCCTTCTCCGGCTCGGTATCTCATCAGACCAACGGCACCAAGACCGAGCCCCAGCCCAGCCGGCAAACATCCCCCGAAGAAAAACGTTCCATCGCCGCTCCCCGAGACCACCAGTCggcaccactaccaccacccggGCCGCCGCAGCCGGATGCTGCCGCGATAGCGTCGGGGCTAGGACCATGGGAACCCAGCATCGTCAACACTGCTCTTCCCTACGACTCTTGCACAAAACACATTGCCGATTGGCTAACTCATTTCGTCCTCGGCTCACCAGACATCCAAGAGATGGAGGCCAGGGGTGTCAAGTTTGAGATTGAGGCGAAACTGGGCACAATAATAGACAAGGATACTTCGGAACGTCTTCGCCTACCAATATACACCGAGTGCGTGCTAGAAGAGGGGGAATGGGTCAAGTTTCAAAGTAGCATGTCCGAG TCTGAACACCGCTCCTTCAACGACTTCCTGAACGAGATGGTCAAAGAGACCCACGTGAACCGCACGCGCGTCCCGATCGAATATCTACACCGCCGCGAAATCGACCGATTCGTCGAGCTACCTCCCGAGATCCGGGACAGGCACCTGCCCAAGTGCGTGACGAGGCTTGCTGGCCGAAAGCCACCACGGGTGAGGATCACGTACGAAAAGAAGACGAATCAGGTCTTGGCTCGTATAGTGAAGGCTCGGGTTGCGGACACCAATATTCACTTCCCGCGATCACCGCTAGATTGTCGCATTAGTATCAATCTGGAGTGGACGTGGGATGGGCCACCGCAGGTTCTGGATCAGCTGGTGAAGGAGCAGGGCGGGGGGGGTTATCAGAGGGATAAGGACCGGTTGTGTTATAAGCACCGGTTTTATCAGGTGGATTTGACGCAAGTTATATCACAG AACAAGGAGCATGAGTTGGAGGTTGAACTCGATCCGGCCGCGCTGTTTGatcaggggaggagggcgatggaTCATCAGCCAAATCAGTATATGGAATTGGTGGGCGGGTTGGTGAATAATATCAGGGTGTTAGCACACAAGGCGGCGGAGTTTCGTAGCTGA
- a CDS encoding uncharacterized protein (EggNog:ENOG503NZ84; COG:S), with product MVSVKTVAVLGGTGNLGPSIVHELLSAGFTVTGLTRFSSTNSTPAYPDSVTVHKVDFGSFDSLKDAFSGQDAVVSVVGSPGVSAQRLAVDAAIAAGVKRFIPSEFGVNTRKVRDRPMGAILRGKVEVVDYLIEREREIEWTGVSTGLFFDWGLEKHGLSTISLDDKTSSIVDSGNEKFQVSTLAQVGRAVVGVLKHLEETRNRYLVTSSFQVSQNEIIQAVEELTGEKYPVVKRERAEDLQRAGEEKLAVGDYRAFIDFLRAYNNADGAGNAVGEEESSNGLVGLEEEDLRECVRGWLVRAGVIS from the exons ATGGTCTCCGTCAAAACCGTCGCCGTCCTCGGC GGAACCGGCAACCTAGGCCCCTCCATAGTCCACGAACTCCTCTCAGCAGGCTTCACAGTCACAGGCCTAACCCGTTTCTCCTCTACCAACTCCACCCCCGCCTACCCCGACAGTGTGACTGTCCACAAAGTCGATTTTGGATCTTTTGACTCCCTTAAGGATGCCTTTTCAGGCCAGGACGCTGTTGTCTCTGTGGTCGGCAGCCCGGGGGTTTCAGCCCAGAGACTAGCTGTTGACGCTGCTATTGCTGCGGGAGTGAAGAGGTTTATCCCGAGCGAGTTTGGGGTTAACACGCGGAAGGTGAGGGACAGGCCGATGGGAGCGATACtgagggggaaggtggaggtggtggattaTTTgattgagagagagagagagattgaGTGGACGGGGGTGAGTACGGGGTTGTTTTTTGACTGG GGTTTGGAGAAGCACGGCTTGAGCACCATCAGCCTTGACGATAAAACATCGTCGATTGTCGACTCGGGAAACGAAAAGTTTCAAGTGAGCACGCTTGCGCAGGTGGGCAGGGCGGTTGTCGGGGTTTTGAAGCATCtggaggagacgaggaaTAGGTATCTAGTCACGTCGTCGTTCCAGGTGTCGCAGAACGAGATTATACAGGCTGTGGAGGAGCTGACGGGGGAGAAGTACCCTGttgtgaagagggagagggcggaggaCTTGCAaagggctggggaggagaagcttgCTGTGGGGGATTATAGGGCTTTTATTGATTTTCTGAGGGCGTATAATAATGCGGATGGGGCAGGGAatgcggtgggggaggaggagagttcgaatgggttggttgggttggaggaggaggatctgagagagtgtgtgagggggtggttggtgagggcgggGGTTATTTCCTGA
- a CDS encoding uncharacterized protein (EggNog:ENOG503NUJH; COG:P) yields the protein MGGADAGAGAFYDAALHKRETLMGKSGPSALIKNFRVFRIALFACIGGVLYGYNQGMFSGILAMPAFERHMGEYVTDSTKKGWLTAILELGAWIGTLLSGFIAEVLSRKYSVLVASAVFMLGVVIQATAITGVGHDAILAGRFITGMGVGSLAMIIPIYNSEVAPPEVRGALVATQQLAICFGIMISFWIDYGTNFIGGTSAETQSDAAWLTPICLQLAPAVILFVGMIFMPFSPRWLVHHGREEEARQVLSSLRGLSPDHELVELEFLEIKAQSLFEKRSVAELFPNLREQTAWNIFKLQFVSIKKLFQTRAMFKRVVVATVTMFFQQWSGINAVLYYAPSIFKQLGLDDTSTSLLATGVVGIVMFIATIPAVLWIDRVGRKPVLTVGAIGMATCHIIIAVIVAKNIDQWESHKAAGWAAVCMVWLFVIHFGYSWGPCAWIIVAEIWPLSTRPYGVALGASSNWMNNFIVGQVTPDMLEGITYGTYILFGILTYMGAAFVWFLVPETKRLTLEEMDIIFGSEGTAAADFERMAEINNEIGLSRILRAESSNTTGTPYETLPEKGNASDHSERIQAV from the exons ATGGGCGGAGCCGACGCCGGCGCAGGCGCATTCTACGATGCAGCCCTCCACAAGCGCGAGACCCTGATGGGCAAATCTGGACCTTCGGCCCTGATCAAGAACTTTAGGGTGTTCCGCATCGCGCTGTTTGCCTGCATTGGTGGTGTGCTGTATGGGTACAACCAGGGGATGTTTAGTGGCATTCTGGCCATGCCGGCTTTTGAACGAC ACATGGGCGAGTACGTGACCGATTCAACCAAGAAGGGGTGGCTAACTGCCATTCTCGAGCTCGGCGCCTGGATCGGGACGCTTCTCTCTGGTTTTATTGCCGAGGTTTTGTCGAGAAAGTATTCGGTTCTGGTTGCTAGTGCGGTTTTTATgcttggggtggtgattCAGGCGACGGCGATTACGGGGGTGGGACATGATGCCATTCTGGCGGGGAGGTTTATTAC GGGTATGGGTGTTGGTTCGTTGGCGATGATTATCCCCATTTACAACAGCGAGGTGGCTCCCCCCGAGGTGAGAGGTGCGCTTGTGGCGACGCAGCAGTTGGCGATCTGCTTTGGGATCATGATTTCCTTTTGGATTGACTA CGGTACCAACTTCATCGGCGGCACCTCGGCCGAAACCCAATCCGACGCCGCCTGGCTCACCCCCATCTGCCTCCAGCTCGCCCCGGCAGTGATCCTCTTCGTCGGCATGATCTTCATGCCCTTCTCCCCCCGCTGGCTCGTCCACCACGGGcgcgaggaagaagcccGCCAggtcctctcctccctccgaGGACTCTCGCCAGACCACGAGCTGGTCGAGCTCGAATTCCTTGAAATCAAGGCTCAGTCCCTCTTTGAAAAGAGAAGCGTCGCGGAACTGTTCCCCAACCTGCGCGAGCAGACAGCCTGGAATATCTTCAAGCTCCAGTTCGTCAGCATCAAGAAACTGTTCCAGACCCGGGCGATGTTCAAGAGGGTGGTAGTGGCGACGGTGACGATGTTTTTCCAGCAGTGGAGCGGGATCAATGCCGTGTTGTACTACGCACCCTCGATTTTCAAACAGCTCGGCCTGGATGATACTTCCACCTCGCTTCTTGCCACGGGCGTGGTTGGGATTGTGATGTTTATTGCGACCATCCCGGCGGTTTTGTGGATCGATCGCGTAGGGCGCAAGCCGGTGTTGACTGTTGGCGCGATTGGCATGGCGACATGCCATATCATCATCGCGGTCATTGTCGCGAAGAATATCGACCAGTGGGAGAGTCACAAGGCGGCTGGCTGGGCAGCCGTGTGCATGGTCTGGCTGTTTGTCATCCACTTTGGCTACTCGTGGGGACCATGCGCGTGGATCATCGTCGCCGAGATCTGGCCGTTGAGCACGAGGCCGTATGGTGTCGCGTTGGGGGCGTCGAGCAACTGGATGAATAACTTTATTGTTGGGCAAGTCACGCCCGATATGCTGGAGGGAATTACCTACGGGACGTATATTCTGTTCGGTATCCTGACGTACATGGGAGCGGCGTTTGTGTGGTTTTTGGTGCCCGAGACGAAGAGGTTGAcgctggaggagatg GACATCATCTTTGGCTCTGAAGGGACCGCAGCAGCCGATTTTGAAAGAATGGCCGAGATCAACAACGAAATCGGCCTTTCTCGCATCCTCCGAGCCGAAAGCTCCAACACGACAGGCACTCCCTACGAAACCCTGCCAGAGAAGGGCAACGCCAGTGATCACTCCGAGCGTATCCAGGCTGTTTGA
- a CDS encoding uncharacterized protein (COG:S; EggNog:ENOG503P65I): protein MPNLTRAPSSSGSNANNNNTYYHYPDVTSAPDTMSYYQPTRQLSGFYSDLTTTAGGNPMMAASYDPYAVNPVGHAVPSLQIPTHHQPPHMGGPVGGTLPTQHRASSGAWNQEDDRTLLALRAMGKNWNQIQREAFPGKTGNACRKRHERLMERRGQNDFDNRKLERLCKEYMSMRKEIWQPLAARCGEKWNVVEMQCMSNGLKNIQSHARAYARRERLETGQPLPSSYDDDIGLGALTPIDDVAEQSYSSPETTGSTGAHSTPGAASSNGSSGHGMGHHYGGMPQYHQSYGHHTGYGHGYSNSVSSTGTAYGGQQQTQQQSQNGGQSQGASPYMGHGGRLPSVGDMGIDAMLNRGQQQ, encoded by the exons ATGCCCAACTTGACTCGGGCACCAAGCAGCAGCGGAAGCAACGccaataacaacaacacataCTACCATTACCCCGACGTCACATCGGCGCCCGACACAATGTCTTACTACCAACCCACCCGGCAGCTCTCCGGGTTCTACTCggacctcaccaccaccgccggcggcaACCCCATGATGGCCGCTTCGTACGATCCCTACGCTGTCAACCCCGTCGGCCATGCGGTCCCGTCCCTGCAGatccccacccaccaccaaccaccccacaTGGGCGGGCCAGTAGGAGGCACCCTTCCCACTCAGCACCGCGCTTCCTCGGGGGCGTGGAACCAGGAAGACGACCGCACCCTCCTTGCTCTGAGGGCGATGGGCAAGAACTGGAACCAGATTCAGCGGGAGGCCTTCCCGGGGAAGACGGGGAACGCCTGCAGGAAGAGACACgagaggttgatggagaggaggggacAGAACGATTTCGACAACAGGAAGCTGGAGAGGTTGTGCAAAGAGTACATGAGCATGCGCAAGGAGATTTGGCAGCCCTTGGCAGCGAGGTGTGGGGAGAAGTGGAACGTGGTTGAGATGCAG TGCATGTCCAACGGCCTAAAAAACATCCAATCCCACGCCCGCGCCTACGCCCGTCGTGAGAGGTTAGAGACTGGCCAACCTTTGCCTTCGAGCTACGACGATGACATTGGGCTCGGGGCTCTCACTCCTATCGACGATGTGGCGGAACAGAGTTATTCCTCTCCTGAAACTACGGGGTCTACGGGTGCGCATAGCACTCCCGGCGCGGCGAGCAGCAACGGGAGCAGCGGGCATGGGATGGGGCATCACTATGGGGGCATGCCGCAGTATCATCAGAGTTATGGGCATCACACGGGGTATGGGCACGGGTACAGCAACAGTGTGTCGAGCACGGGGACGGCGTATggtgggcagcagcagacgCAGCAGCAGAGTCAGAATGGGGGGCAGAGTCAAGGGGCGAGTCCGTATATGGGACACGGGGGGAGGTTGCCTAGCGTTGGGGATATGGGGATTGATGCTATGCTTAATcgggggcagcagcagtga
- the COX10 gene encoding Protoheme IX farnesyltransferase, mitochondrial (COG:H; EggNog:ENOG503NXTP), protein MELSKRSASKEMTSIVCSRLRSGVFDNSVCRQCTKRALLKGGAERPVPNYPARFFTRSTQPRNTTPLRTGYFVSNGLLARFNGTNVAPTASTPDVTDTSTLLPHRRRQAERRNAAVLAGAGSGGSSATSDAPTATMAPDASSLLAAAAAQHPADSLRRKLSSLLSLSKPRLTVLVVLSAMVPYALYPVPAFLSTAATATPSLSPLTLLFLTTGTTLCSAAANALNMLYEPDTDAKMSRTRARPLVRRLLTTKAAVLFAVGCGAAGTLALYWGVNPTVAFLGASNIAIYAGMYTPLKRLSVLNTWVGAIVGGIPPLMGWAAAAGESATADGTWRELLFASDGSSLGGWLFASLLFAWQFPHFMPLSWGIREEYKAAGLRMLAWTNPARNSRVALRYSLVFIPICLGLCAAGVTEWSFAVTSAPVNLWLVAEAVKFWRHEGHKGSAKGLFWASVWHLPVVMVLALAQKKGMWGRVWRSVMGEPEEDELEEFYDEEEE, encoded by the exons ATGGAATTGTCAAAACGTTCAGCATCAAAAGAGATGACGTCGATTGTCTGTTCCAG ACTCCGGTCTGGTGTTTTCGACAACAGCGTGTGCCGGCAGTGCACCAAGCGCGCCCTCCTGAAAGGAGGAGCCGAACGGCCTGTCCCGAACTACCCCGCGAGGTTCTTTACCAGGTCAACACAACCgcgcaacaccacccccctacGGACCGGCTACTTTGTGTCGAACGGCCTCTTGGCTCGATTCAATGGCACCAATGTAGCTCCGACAGCATCGACGCCCGATGTGACCGACACAAGCACCTTGCTTCCCCACCGGAGGCGGCAAGCCGAAAGACGAAATGCCGCCGTCCTGGCCGGAGCCGGATCGGGCGGCTCATCTGCTACCAGCGATGCCCCGACGGCAACAATGGCGCCCGACGCCTCGTCCCTTCTCGCTGCCGCAGCAGCCCAACATCCAGCCGATTCCCTCCGACGAAAGCTATCATCTCTACTGTCACTCTCGAAACCGCGGTTGACAGTCTTGGTTGTTCTCTCGGCCATGGTCCCCTACGCTTTATACCCCGTCCCGGCCTTTCTCTCCACAGCCGCGACTGCCacaccctccctctcaccattaaccctcctcttcctcacaaCCGGCACAACCCTCTGCTCAGCAGCCGCCAACGCGCTCAACATGCTCTACGAGCCAGACACCGACGCCAAAATGTCCCGCACACGAGCGAGACCGCTGGTCAGGAGGTTACTAACCACCAAAGCGGCCGTCTTGTTCGCCGTCGGCTGCGGCGCAGCAGGCACACTGGCTCTCTACTGGGGCGTCAACCCTACCGTTGCCTTCCTCGGCGCGAGCAACATTGCCATCTACGCCGGCATGTACACCCCGTTAAAACGGCTTTCCGTGCTCAACACATGGGTAGGCGCCATTGTAGGCGGTATCCCACCTCTGATGGGCTGGGCTGCCGCTGCGGGTGAGAGCGCGACGGCCGATGGGACGTGGAGGGAGCTCCTCTTTGCGAGCGATGGCTCCAGCTTGGGAGGGTGGCTGTTTGCCAGTTTATTGTTTGCTTGGCAGTTTCCGCACTTTATGCCGCTGTCGTGGGGCATCAGGGAGGAGTACAAGGCTGCCGGGTTGAGGATGCTGGCCTGGACGAACCCGGCGAGGAATTCGAGGGTTGCGCTGAGGTACAGCTTGGTGTTTATTCCTATTTGTCTTGGGCTCTGCGCGGCTGGGGTGACGGAGTGGAGTTTTGCTGTCACGAGCGCGCCGGTCAACTTGTGGCTTGTTGCCGAGGCGGTTAAGTTTTGGAGGCATGAGGGGCACAAGGGGAGTGCGAAGGGGTTGTTTTGGGCGAGTGTGTGGCATTTGCCtgttgtgatggtgttggcaTTGGCgcagaagaaggggatgTGGGGCAGGGTGTGGAGGAGTGTGATGGGGGAacccgaggaggatgaactGGAAGAGTTTtacgatgaggaggaggagtag
- a CDS encoding uncharacterized protein (EggNog:ENOG503NYZA; COG:H), translating to MTSLLDELRGLSSVACDTLDAEVASRFGPFVDCTSNQAIAYNELSKLDSDGKLVYQQLIHESIEVAHWMFAKQSDATLEELAVELMMVNLALLIAPHITGRLHIQTNPKLAYSTAKTIKNAERVHSHFTHLSPSLSPSRICIKIPSTHEGLLACRHLEAKGITTLATTLFSLEQAILASASSCRYVAPYVNELKVHFEQGYVDPDRNNSLFLCGVIQEYFRRRGIGRTEVMAASFVTVEEVMQLAGVRNLTISPGLLEVLAGTKVEGWTGATVGMVGRWVGGEGGWDEGRVREVERVVREGDEGGWRMAFMRAEGGRAEGKLVQALNLFVGVQEGLEEVVRRGVKQGL from the exons ATGACTAGCCTGCTCGATGAGCTCAGGGGACTTAGCTCCGTTGCTTGTGACACTCTTGACGCCGAAG TCGCCTCCAGATTCGGCCCATTTGTAGATTGCACCTCCAATCAA GCCATAGCATACAATGAACTCAGCAAACTCGACTCAGACGGCAAGCTGGTCTACCAGCAACTCATACACGAGTCCATCGAGGTAGCCCACTGGATGTTTGCCAAACAATCCGACGCCACCCTCGAAGAGCTCGCCGTCGAGCTCATG ATGGTCAACCTAGCCCTCCTGATAGCTCCTCACATCACCGGCCGTCTGCACATCCAGACGAACCCCAAGCTAGCTTACTCGACAGCCAAGACTATCAAAAACGCAGAAC GAGTCCACTCCCACttcacccacctctccccctccctttcccccagTAGAATCTGCATCAaaatcccctccacccacgAAGGCCTCCTCGCATGCCGACACCTCGAAGCAAagggcatcaccaccctcgccacgACGTTGTTCTCTCTCGAACAAGCCATCCTCGCCTCTGCGTCCTCCTGCCGGTATGTAGCCCCTTATGTCAACGAATTAAAAGTCCACTTTGAGCAAGGGTACGTCGACCCGGACAGGAACAActccctttttctttgcgGGGTGATACAGGAATATTtccggaggagggggatcgGGAGGACGGAGGTGATGGCGGCGAGTTTtgtgacggtggaggaggtgatgcAGCTTGCGGGGGTGAGGAATTTGACGATTTCGcctgggttgttggaggtgctggcggggacgaaggtggaggggtggacgGGGGCGAcggtggggatggtgggacggtgggttgggggggagggggggtgggatgagggTAGGGTTAGGGAGGTGGAACGGGTTGTAagagagggggatgagggggggtggaggatggctTTTAtgagggcggagggggggagggcggaggggaaGTTGGTGCAGGCGTTGAATTTGTTTGTAGGGGTgcaggaggggttggaggaggttgttagGCGGGGGGTGAAGCAAGGGCTATga